One window of the Acinetobacter equi genome contains the following:
- the recF gene encoding DNA replication/repair protein RecF (All proteins in this family for which functions are known are DNA-binding proteins that assist the filamentation of RecA onto DNA for the initiation of recombination or recombinational repair.) translates to MHITRLNIERVRNLKAVALLGLQPFNVFYGENGSGKTSILEAIHLLATGRSFRTHIPKNYIQNNTQDAIVFAQSNSEKIGMKKHISGEQLIKVNGDSVATQGQLAKILPLQHLEPQSTDIIDYGAKPRRQMLDWLMFHVEPEFYSTWQFYARALKQRNSLLKSNRHLSLSDLEPWNKMLSDYGEILHSLRSIVVDRWKAFFIEDLKALLPNLDIEMEYLAGYHSDTGLLNDLTNYHYKDLERGYTEYGPHRADIRLKTPIGDADVILSRGQKKLLIMALKLSQIAMLHACNKETVVLLDDLTAELDLTAQQRLIERLSQLGSQVFITTLEYESVKNHLHDLSITYQLFNVESGQVRVIPQ, encoded by the coding sequence ATGCATATTACGCGTTTAAATATAGAACGTGTTCGTAATTTAAAAGCGGTTGCACTCTTAGGATTGCAACCGTTTAATGTCTTTTACGGTGAAAATGGTTCTGGAAAAACATCGATTTTAGAAGCAATACATTTGTTGGCAACTGGTCGTTCATTTCGAACACATATTCCTAAAAATTATATTCAAAATAATACTCAAGATGCGATTGTTTTTGCTCAATCTAATTCTGAAAAAATAGGCATGAAGAAGCATATTTCAGGTGAGCAATTAATTAAGGTAAATGGTGATTCTGTTGCAACACAAGGGCAATTAGCAAAAATTTTACCTTTACAACATTTAGAACCACAAAGTACAGATATTATTGATTATGGGGCTAAACCAAGAAGACAAATGTTAGATTGGTTAATGTTTCACGTGGAACCTGAGTTTTATTCAACATGGCAATTTTATGCACGTGCACTAAAACAAAGAAATAGCCTATTAAAATCAAACAGACATTTATCACTTTCAGATTTAGAACCGTGGAACAAAATGCTTAGTGATTATGGTGAAATATTACATTCATTAAGATCTATTGTTGTTGATCGGTGGAAGGCTTTTTTTATTGAAGATTTAAAAGCTTTATTGCCCAATTTAGACATAGAAATGGAGTATTTGGCAGGTTATCACAGTGATACTGGATTGTTGAATGATTTGACAAATTACCATTATAAAGACCTAGAGCGTGGTTATACTGAGTATGGTCCACATCGTGCAGATATACGTTTAAAAACACCTATCGGAGATGCTGATGTTATTCTCTCAAGAGGGCAAAAAAAATTACTTATCATGGCATTAAAGCTTTCGCAGATTGCGATGCTACATGCTTGTAATAAGGAAACTGTGGTATTATTAGATGATCTTACAGCAGAATTAGATTTAACCGCACAACAACGTTTAATTGAGCGATTAAGCCAACTTGGTAGTCAGGTTTTTATTACCACTTTAGAGTACGAATCAGTAAAAAATCACTTACATGATTTATCTATTACTTACCAATTATTTAATGTTGAGTCTGGTCAAGTTCGAGTTATTCCACAATGA
- the dnaN gene encoding DNA polymerase III subunit beta yields the protein MRLKIAKESLLNVLSHVVGAVERRHTLNILSNVKIRVTTESLTITGSDLEVELVASTALTEGACLQAGEITVPARKLVDICKSLPSAALVDLQITEDQRCILKSGNSRFVLGTLPAEDYPLLTTENTLGTQVSVTQRELKRLFEKTSFAMAVQDVRFYLTGTLLEIDQEQLRAVTTDGHRLAMCETAATSTATQAVQAIVPRKAVGELQRLLSVEDEQLALLIGRELLNVTILIPSRDKEQGDIKVRFTTKLIDGKFPDYRRVIPRGGDKNVMIAHDVFKQSLQRVAILSNEKLRGVFLNFNADSLQLRANNPEQDEAIEDLAIQYADTPLEMSFNAQYLLEVLNVLDGDDVSITMTEANQSVLVQDPAHPDQIYVVMPMRV from the coding sequence GTGCGTTTAAAAATCGCTAAAGAAAGCTTACTTAATGTATTGTCACATGTTGTAGGAGCGGTAGAACGTCGCCACACTTTAAATATTCTTTCTAATGTTAAAATTCGTGTAACAACAGAATCATTAACAATTACAGGTTCTGACTTAGAAGTTGAACTTGTTGCAAGTACAGCTTTAACTGAAGGTGCATGTTTACAAGCAGGTGAGATTACTGTTCCTGCACGTAAATTAGTTGATATTTGTAAATCTCTACCATCTGCTGCCTTGGTTGATTTACAGATCACTGAAGATCAACGTTGTATTTTAAAATCTGGTAATAGTAGGTTTGTGTTAGGTACTCTACCTGCGGAAGACTATCCATTATTAACAACTGAAAATACATTAGGTACACAAGTTTCTGTTACACAGCGTGAATTAAAGCGTTTATTTGAAAAAACGTCATTTGCTATGGCTGTTCAAGATGTTCGTTTCTATTTAACAGGAACATTACTTGAAATTGATCAAGAACAATTACGAGCAGTAACAACTGATGGGCATCGTTTAGCGATGTGTGAAACAGCTGCAACATCTACAGCAACCCAAGCTGTACAAGCAATTGTTCCACGTAAAGCGGTTGGTGAGTTGCAACGACTTTTAAGTGTTGAAGATGAGCAATTGGCTTTATTAATTGGTCGTGAATTACTTAATGTGACGATTCTTATTCCAAGTCGTGATAAAGAACAAGGCGATATTAAAGTTCGTTTTACAACGAAATTAATTGATGGGAAATTCCCAGACTACCGTCGTGTAATTCCACGTGGTGGTGATAAGAATGTCATGATTGCACATGATGTTTTTAAGCAATCTTTACAGCGAGTTGCGATTTTAAGTAATGAAAAGTTACGCGGTGTTTTCTTGAATTTTAATGCAGATTCATTACAGTTACGTGCAAACAACCCTGAGCAAGATGAAGCAATTGAAGATTTAGCAATTCAGTATGCAGATACCCCATTGGAAATGTCATTTAATGCACAATACTTATTAGAAGTACTGAATGTATTAGATGGTGATGATGTTTCAATAACAATGACGGAAGCAAATCAGTCTGTTTTAGTTCAAGATCCAGCGCATCCAGATCAAATTTATGTTGTTATGCCAATGCGTGTTTAA